In the Archocentrus centrarchus isolate MPI-CPG fArcCen1 chromosome 11, fArcCen1, whole genome shotgun sequence genome, TAACACGAAAGAAGCAAAATGGTTACACGAAAATATACATCAGTTATTTGTATGAGTCTATCATTCTATGgaatttatttttggatttttttttttttaaataaactccaATTAATGTTGGATTTATTTCATTACAGATCCAGCCAACGTGTAGCTACTGACACAATCCATGAGCCGAAACCATCAGTACCAACAGAGCAAATAACATTTAGCTTGTTTCTGCTTATACTTGCTCCCTGTCTGCATGCTCTGTCAGGGATGTTCCAGTGATTATTTGCAGGAGAGCGGTGTCATGCCTCTGACTCACATCCACAATCACAGTTTTTGTTTCCTCGCCCTCTTTGGGTAAACCgtaaatgagaagaaaaagctCTCGGAGCTCGCGCTGCTGATATATGGTCTTAACATTGTGTGTGTCGAAAGGTCAAGGGTCAGAAGAAGTACTCTGAGCCGGTGATTGGCCAGTGCCGGCCGTGTCCCCCAGCTGAACTCTCTATTGTTTGGATGTAGCAGGTAGTGACCAACACTCACACTCTGGTGCACTCCCTGTAATGGTAAGTGACAACAATATGCGTAGCCGGATACATTTAACAATTTAGGTTTGTTTCTGATTCCCGTGACAGTACAGCCTATAAAACTTTGGAGCTAACAGCTGATACCTGCCTGATACACATACTCTGCCACAGCTCAGCCTAATCCACGAAAACGCGCATGACGCTCGTAACActgagcagttttaaaaaaaaaaaaaaaaaagaaaaaagggcatAATTGGATTAGACATACCTACACTTGGTCCAAGTTTGTGCACGGCATTGCATTTTTAAGACATACTCGAAAGTGATTTGGCACATTCGTAATCTGAAAATGTCTTATCCTCGTCATAAATGTATTAAAGTGGAGGTGCGCAATATTAACAAAAGAAACCTATGTGTAAAATCAATATTATACAGCAAATGTTTTTCGCAGAGTTTAAAAAAGTGCCGGAAAACATAtgttgccaacatgttgcacGGTAAATTGTTCGGGGACTCAAACATGATATGAGCACTTTGTGCACGCGCCACAAATGGCTGGATTGCTGACCAAAAGCTTTAGGGCGTTATAGTCCACACACTGAATTGAAATGacaaggaaaaacaaatgaacaatttTAGGAACAAAATTGTAATctctaaaataaattaataaaaataggAATGAATTTTAAAACCAGTAGGCCCCTTGAATGCAGTGAAGTGAAATCCGTATTTGCGGTGAGAAAATATCCGAAGCCATGTCAGCCTTATAAGTGAAGCACACATTTATTTCACAAGGACAGATTTATTCTAAACTAGCCTACATCACAACGGCCATTACTGAGACAACATATACAAATATTCACAGTTTAGaacacagcacaaacatggaCGCACTAGCACAAATAAAACTAGACCATACGACACCAACAAACATAAACTTACTTGACGAAACGCTTTCCTTATTGTGCCATCATTGTGATTTGTCTATGTACATTAGATGTGAAAGTCACCTGGACTACATTCAACAGTAAACCAACccactcaaacacacatactACGCTGCTATACTCTGACTGATGCCATgcctctaaaataaaaaaataaaaaaaaataaaaaaaacgtgTGGGTTTTCTAACTGGCATCTATAGAGTCTCGCTAAATATCTTTCAAGTATATTAGAACTTTTCCATGAgcaacaataaagaaaaaaaaaacagaaaaaaagaaaaaatatcaaagagAACACTGAAAAATGAGGTCAACTTACTTTTACCTCACTCAATTTTAACTGAAATTATACATTTCATCCAAGTTTGATGTGCGTTATCCTTCtttcataataataaacaaatatataaacacTTCGCTTGCCACCGTGGCAATTAAAGGTGAATTTCAAGCTTATATGAAGAGGGCGAGGACGGCCGGGAAAGGGAAAGGGTACAAAGGACGTGACAGGGGCCCAATAGCAGAGGCAAGGTGAAAGAGATAACACCGTGTGTGTAAAATACTGAGAATCGGTCCATCAAATTCCACTTGTGTCATTTGCCATCTCAGTCTGGATTGGGGTTTTCGGGGATGGGGTTCATTCATGCACTATAGACCTGCGGTGCACGGCGTGGGAACAAGCTGCTGGCCTGTtttgatctgctgctgctgctgttgggccCCCGAAACTGAGGCTGAGGCCGAGCTTGAGGAGCGAATCTTGGTGTTGGGAAGCTTGTGCTCCTTTTTCCACTTCATCCTCCGGTTCTGAAACCAGATCTTGACCTGGCGCTCGGACAGGCACATGGTGTGAGCAATCTCCACCCGCCTGCGCCGGGTCAGGTACCGGTTGAAGTGGAACTCCTTCTCCAGCTCCAAAGCCTGCTGCGGGTGTAGGCAGTGCGGGACCTCTTGGGCACTCCTCCATTGTAACTGGCACTGActgggagggggaaaaaagccatACACAAGGAGGCAAGCAGGTGTTACATGCAGGTTGATTGCGTTTACTCCAAACCCTTAAATCCGGCCACTGGACACATAATAGCTTTGAAAATTATGTACATATTTCTGGGTTTGGTGGAAATTTGCAGCCGCTTGTTCTACACTCTGTCTCTGTTTCAGTTTACGGACATGACCTTAATGTGGAGATGCCGAGTGTACAAGTACTCGCATCCAGGGACAGATCAAGCTTAGAAATGATTAACAAAAACAGCGGGGCTGAATATTACCTTGGCTTGGCTCCAGCGGTGGAGGTAGTTTGGGTTAAAAAGCAACAAAGGCACATGGCCCCGACAGACGAACACAGGCAATAAAATTTACGAGGGTCCTTAATTACCGACCCTGCTGCTCGATAGTCGTAAATTGCTGTTGTAAGGGCTGCTACTAGTGCTGCCTCAATAGGCTTGCGTGTGTTCCAGTGGTTGTTTCTCAGTGGTTCAGTTATTTAACCGTGATGATAACTCACCGTTGCTAACGTGGACCTTTTTCATCCAAGGATAGACCACCGGCTCCTTGCCCTTCGCTACGCCGGGATATACTTCAGTGGCGAGGCTGCAGTCTTTGCTGGCATTTGCGCCACCGTCTGGGGCCGCGGTGAGGCGAGGTCCGTGGCTCTGTGGAACTGGTTGCGGTTTGTGCGTGGTGCCCATCGCTGAAATCGTCGAGTCCGGTGGCGGGGACGTTACCGTAATCATATCCCGATTCTGTGTAGTTTGACCTCGGATAGGATGGCTCTTCGTGATGGGGGAAGCCCGTATCTTTTGGCCGCTCGTAGTAATCACCAGGGTTGGGGATGTATCCGCTCTGCTGATATTCGTCGCATGGAGGAAAGGAAGGCTCGATATAGTTGGAGTTTATCAAGTAGGAACTCATGGTCATTAATTTGTGAAGTGCAACAATACTAATTTTTATCGCGCTGTCGTTTTTCTGATCTCCACAAAACCCTCCTACtccctgtcaaatgtacaaagTTGCCTGGTCACGTGTGAGGAAGCCACCAATCACGGCGTGTCCTGTGGGCATCATGTAAACAGGAACCAATGGAAAGCATGGCACTGGTACCACCAACACCACTTGGACTGGCTTACGTTAGTGTTTTCCTTATTAAATCacagtatataaagcaaaaCCAATCAACTAACTTGTTTGCTGCACGGGTCCAAACTTATGCGGGCGAGGCTTTCTGCGCTTAAAACAGTCCACCTCCTCTGAAACAGAAAGTGCACATGATATTCAAACCCTAAAGGTTTCGTAAACAAAGCACCGCTTCCAACAAACGAGAACAGAGGTTGTTGGAGTTTTAATCTGTTGCATCCTAATA is a window encoding:
- the hoxa4a gene encoding LOW QUALITY PROTEIN: homeobox protein Hox-A4a (The sequence of the model RefSeq protein was modified relative to this genomic sequence to represent the inferred CDS: inserted 1 base in 1 codon; deleted 1 base in 1 codon), with the translated sequence MTMSSYLINSNYIEPSFPPCDEYQQSGYIPNPGDYYERPKDTGFPHHEEPSYPRSNYTESGYDYGNVPATGLDDFSDGHHAQPQPVPQSHGPRLTAAPDGGANASKDCSLATEVYPGVAKGKEPVVYPWMKKVHVSNVSASYNGGVPKRSRTAYTXQQALELEKEFHFNRYLTRRRRVEIAHTMCLSERQVKIWFQNRRMKWKKEHKLPNTKIRSSSSASASVSGAQQQQQQIKTGQQLVPTPCTAGL